The Mycolicibacterium aichiense region GGTTGTGGCTGGCCACGATGCGAGCCCGCAGCTGGATCGACGAATTCGGTGACACCGCTTGGCACGCAAGGAAACTGGGCCGGATGGCGTTGACGGCAGGCGACCCGTGGGACTTTGTGGTCGGCGCGGTTTAGCTCAGACCCGGCGCTCAGCTGCCCGTCCAGTTCGGGGCGCGCTTCTCGGCGAACGCGATCGCGCCTTCCTGGGCGTCCTTCGACCCGAACACCGGCATCATGATCTTTGCCTGCTTCTTCCACTGCTCCTCGGGCGACCAGCCGCGCGACTCGGTGATGATCCGCTTTGTTGCGGCGACCGCCAGCGGGCCATTGACGGTGATTCGCTCAGCGAGCTCGATGGCCGCATCGAGCGCATGGCCCGGTTCGGCCAGCGCGTTGACCAGACCCAGTTCGTGGGCACGCACCGCGGACAGGTTCTCGCCGGTCAGCGCCAGCTCCATCGCGATCTGATACGGGATGCGCTGCGGCAGTCGCAACAGTCCGCCGCCGCCGGCCACCAGGCCACGCTTGACCTCCGGGATGCCGAACGCCGAGTCCTTGGCCGCCACGATCAGATCGGTGGCCAGCGCCAGCTCCGTGCCGCCGGCCAGCGCGTACCCCTCGACCGCGGCGATCAGCGGCTTGAGCGGCGGGCGCTCGGTGAAGCCCAGGCCACGGCCCTCGGCCACCACGTTCTCCCCGCGGGCGAACGCCTTGAGGTCCATGCCCGCACAGAACGAACCGCCGGCCCCGGTGACGATCCCGACGGACAGGCCGGCATCGTCGTCGAGCTCGTCCATGGCGGCGGCCAGACCATTGCTGACCGCGGCATTCACCGCGTTCTTGGCTTTGGGCCGGTTGATGGTGATGATCAGAATTCGGCCGCGGCGCTCGGTGAGGACGGCGGGCTCTTCGGTAACGGCGTTTTCAGTCACGTTCGGAATGGTAACTATCACTTTAGGAAGACGGTCGCGACCCCGGTAGCATGAAAAACTAGAACACGTTCCAATTCCTAGGAGGATGTGTGAGCACCAGCGACGCGACACCCGCCGAGACGGAGAAGTGGGACCCCGGTCTGGTCGAGAAGACCATGGGCGTGCTGCGCCCCTTCCTCAAGCTCTACCACCGCAGCGAGGTCCGCGGCCTGGAGTCGTTCCCGCACGGCGGTGCCCTGGTGGTGTCGAACCACTCCGGCGGCCTGTTCGCGATGGACGTGCCGGTGTTCGCGCTCGGCTTCTACGAGCACTTCGGCTATGACCGGCCGGTCTACACGCTGAGCCACGACCTGGTGCTGACCGGCCCGACTGCGGGCTTCTTCAAGCGCAACGGCTTCATCCACGCCAATCATGAGAACGCCGACGAGGCCCTGCGCTCCGGCGGCGTCGTAGTGGTGTTCCCCGGCGGTGACTACGACGTCTACCGGCCGACCCTCGCCCAGAACAAGATCGACTTCGATGGTCGCACCGGCTACGTGAAGGCCGCCATCAACGCCGGGGTTCCCATCGTCCCGACAGTGGCGATCGGCGGGCAGGAGAGCCAGATTTTCCTGTCCCGCGGGACCGGCCTGGCCAAGACACTGCGACTGGACAAGCTGTTGCGGGCCAAGATTCTGCCCATCTCGTTCGGCTTCCCGTTCGGGCTGAGCGCCGTTGTTCCGCTGAATGTGCCGCTGCCGACCAAGATCGTCGTTCGCACCCTCGAGCCGATCGACATCATCGAGCAGTTCGGCGAAGACCCCGACATCCACGCCGTCGACGCCTACGTGCGCGGCGTCATGCAACGGGCGCTCGACGAATTGGCCGCCGAACGTCGCCTCCCGGTGATCGGCTGATGGACCTGCTGTCCCGGTTGACGTCCGTCGGCGACGCCGTCGTCACGCTGGCCAAGGCCGGCTTCCTGACCCCGATGCGTCCGGACCGGACGGTCGCGATGGTGAACGCCGCGCGCGCCGAAGGGTTGTCGATCGCCACCGGGTTCGCGACCGCCGCGGCCCGCCGTCCCGACAGCCCCGGCCTGATCGACGAACTGGGCACGCTGACCTGGCGCGAACTCGACCAGCGGGCGCACGCCCTGGCGGCCGCGTTGCAGCAGCTGCCCGGCGGCACGCCAGAAGTGGTCGGCATCATGGCCCGCAACCACCGCGGGTTCGTCGAGTCGCTGATCGCCGCCACCCGCATCGGCGCCGACGTGCTGCTGCTCAACACCTCGTTCGCCGGCCCGGCGCTGGCCGAGGTGGTCAACCGCGAACACGCCGACGTCGTGATCTACGACGAGGAGTTCACCGCCTCGGTGGACCGGGCGGTCGCTGACCGGCCAGCCGCCATCCGCATCCTGGC contains the following coding sequences:
- a CDS encoding 1-acyl-sn-glycerol-3-phosphate acyltransferase, with protein sequence MGVLRPFLKLYHRSEVRGLESFPHGGALVVSNHSGGLFAMDVPVFALGFYEHFGYDRPVYTLSHDLVLTGPTAGFFKRNGFIHANHENADEALRSGGVVVVFPGGDYDVYRPTLAQNKIDFDGRTGYVKAAINAGVPIVPTVAIGGQESQIFLSRGTGLAKTLRLDKLLRAKILPISFGFPFGLSAVVPLNVPLPTKIVVRTLEPIDIIEQFGEDPDIHAVDAYVRGVMQRALDELAAERRLPVIG
- a CDS encoding crotonase/enoyl-CoA hydratase family protein; translated protein: MTENAVTEEPAVLTERRGRILIITINRPKAKNAVNAAVSNGLAAAMDELDDDAGLSVGIVTGAGGSFCAGMDLKAFARGENVVAEGRGLGFTERPPLKPLIAAVEGYALAGGTELALATDLIVAAKDSAFGIPEVKRGLVAGGGGLLRLPQRIPYQIAMELALTGENLSAVRAHELGLVNALAEPGHALDAAIELAERITVNGPLAVAATKRIITESRGWSPEEQWKKQAKIMMPVFGSKDAQEGAIAFAEKRAPNWTGS